A segment of the Sphingomonas kaistensis genome:
CGTCATGGGTTTCGTCGGTCGCAGCGTAGGTGGTGTTGACCCGCTCGAACAGGCCCTTGAGCCCCGCCTCGTCGGCGTAGTTCAGGTCGGCCTGGCTCCAGTCGAACTGGTCATAGGCCGCGTCGTAGAACACCTCGCTCTCACCGGTCGGGGCGAGGACGATGAATTCGTGGCTGAGGTCGCCGCCGATCGGGCCATTCGCCGCCCGCATCGGCACCGCCTGGATGCCCATCCGCTGGAAGGTGCGCAGATAGGCCAGCATCTGCTTGTAATAGCTCAGCCGCGCGCCCGCCTCGTCGAGGTCGAAGCTGTAGGCGTCCTTCATCAGGAATTCGCGCCCGCGCATCACGCCGAAGCGCGGGCGGACCTCATCGCGGAACTTCCACTGGATGTGGTACAGGGTGCGCGGAAGCTGGCGGTAGGAACTGGTATCGGCCGCGAACAGCGAGGTGATCATCTCCTCGTTGGTGGGGCCGTAGAGGATCTCGCGATCGTGACGATCCCGGATCCGCAGCATCTCGGGGCCATAGGCGTCGTAGCGCCCGCTCTGCCGCCACAGGTCGGCCGACTGCAGCGTGGGCATCAGCAATTCGATCGCACCGGCGCGGTCCTGCTCTTCGCGGACGATCTGCTCGATCTTGTTCAGCACCCGCAGGCCCAGGGGCAGCCAGGCGTAGATACCGGCGGCGGTCTGGCGGACCAGGCCGGCACGCAACATCAGCTTGTGGCTGACGATCTGGGCGTCGGCCGGGCTTTCTTTGAGGACGGGCAGAAATGCTTGGGAAAGGCGCATGTCTGGCTCCCTAGAGGGGCCAAGATGAACAGGCAATCGCAGGGGTCTTGTTGCCTCTATGACACAGGGGCTGTGCAATATGGGACACGGGCACAGGTAAGCTGATGACAAGGCGCGGAAAAGGAGGCACCAATCGCCTCGTTCCAAGCCGCGGCGGTTCATCTGCCGCGATAGGTCCAAGGGGGCTGGCGAGCAATCGTCACGCGAAGGCGCCCGGGTTACCGCAAGGTGGCCCGGGCGTTTTGCCGTCTCGGAGGGACCGGTCGACACGCGGCCGTGCCTCTGCTTGTCTGGCACCATGTCTGGGCGCCCCCCATCCGATCCACGCTCTCCGATCCAGGATGGCCGTTCGAGCGGCCTGCTTCCGATGGTCCTGCTCGCGGCCGTGTTCGCTTTGCTGTTCTGGGGCTGGCAGCAGGACTGGACCGACGACGCGCCGGCAGAGCGGGAAGCCCCCGCAATCGAGCCGCCGCGGCGCGTCCCGGTCGATCCGCCCTCGCCGCCCCCGGCAAAGGACCCGCCTGCACAGCGCGCCCAGGCCAACCTCGCTTCCTACTTCACCGAAGACGACTATCCGACCGAGGCGATCCGCAAGGAAGAACAGGGCGCAGTCGCCTTTGTCCTGGCGGTGTCGCCCGAGGGCCGCGTCACCGCCTGCCGGATCGCGACAAGCAGCGGATCGGCGGCTCTGGATGGCGCGACGTGCCGCATCCTTCGCTCCCGCGCGCGTTTCCGTCCTGCCCTGGACGAGAGGGGGCAAAGGGTCCCTGACGAGATGCGTGGACGCATCAAATGGGTCCTTCCGCCCGGTTGACAGCTGCGACCTCGGCCCGTAGCGGACGTTTCAGCGTATTAGCACGATGAAACAAAACAGCCCCTCTCCCGCTCCGAGCCGCGATGGCGCCGCCCTTGTCGAGGACTTGTGCAGCGCCCTCCTCACCCCTGCTTCGGCCGAGGAGATGGCGCGGCTGCTGACCGACCTGTGCACCCCGCAGGAGATCCGCACCCTCGCCGAACGCTGGCACGTCGCCCGCCTGCTCGACGGGTCGGACCTCTCCTACCGCGACATCCACGACGCCACCGGCGTTTCCACCACCACCATCGTTCGCGTCGCGCGCTTCCTGCGCCAGGAACCCCACCGTGGTTACCGCGCCGCGATAGACGCCCTTTCCGAAAGCCGCCCCGATGCTGATTGACGAAGACCGGCTGCACATCGCCATCCAGAAGAACGGCCGGCTCAGCGACATCAGCCGCGACCTGCTCAAGGGTGCCGGCCTGCGCCTCCAGAACGGCCGCAACGCCCTGACCGCGCGGGTCGAGAACTTCGCCGCCGACATCATGTTCGTGCGCGACGACGACATTCCGACCTTCGTCGCCGACGGCGTGTGCGAATTTGGCATCGTCGGCGGCAACGTGCTGGAGGAGTTCCGACTGAGCTCGCGAGAGCCGGCGGTCGAGATCGTCGCCGAGCTTGGCACCGCGCGCTGCTCGCTCAAGCTTGCAGCACCCGAGGCCACTGCCTGGACCGGTCCGCAGGGCCTGGCCGGGCAGCGCATCGCCACTTCCTATCCCCGGATCGTCGAGCGGTGGCTGGCCGAACAGGGCGTCGAGGCGAGCGTGGTCAAGATGAACGGCGCCGTGGAGCTTGCGCCCCGGCTCAAGATCGCGCCCTACATCTGCGACCTCGTCTCGACCGGAGCGACGCTGGAGGCCAACGGCCTCCGCGCGGTTGCGGACGTGTTCGACAGCGAAGCGGTGCTGATCCGCACCACCCGCCCCGTCCCGGCCCAGCGCCACGCCCTTGGCGAAGCCTTGCTCAGCCGGATCCAGGGCGTGCTCGAAACCAAGGATGCCAAATACATCCTGCTCAATGCCTCGTCGGAATCGCTGCCCGCGATCACCCGCATCCTGCCAGGCGCAGACGCCCCAACGATCATTCCGCTCCACGGCCGCCCGGGCCACTTCGCGGTCCATGCCGTCGCCCGCGAATCGGTATTCTGGGAAACGCTGGAGCAACTCAAGGGTGCGGGCGCCTCGGCGATCCTGGTCCTTCCGATCGAGAAGATGATGCTGTGACTCCGCTCGTCTGGTCCGATATTGCCGCCGCCGAGCAGGCCGCGGCCCTTGCCCGCCCGCCCGCCCGCCGCTCGCCCGCGCTGGTCGCCGGCGTCGCCGCAATCCTCGAGGAGGTTCGCAGCGATGGCTGGGACGCGCTTTGCCGCATCGCCGAACGGATCGACGGCAAGGCGCCCGAAGCGGTCGCCGTGGCGCCGCTAGCCGCCGCCGCCCGGTCCTCGCTGCCGGCGGAAAGCGTCGCGGCGATGGAGCTCGCCGCCCGCAACATCCGCAGCTTCCACGAGGCGAGCCGCCCGTCGGACACCCGGGTCGAAACCATGCCCGGCCTCACCGTCGAAAAGGCCTGGCGGCCGCTCGACCGTGTCGGCCTGTACGTTCCGGGCGGCGCCACTCCGCTCTTTTCCTCCTTGCTGATGCAGGCCCTCCCGGCGCGTGCCGCGGGGGTCGATGAGATCGTGGTGGTCACTCCGCCGAGCCCCGCCGGCCTCGACCCCGCCATCGCGCTTGCTGCCGAACTGTGCGGCATCGACACCGTCTGGACGGTCGGTGGCGCGCAGGCGATCGCGGCGCTTGCCTTTGGCGCTGGTGACATCCCGGCCTGTCCCAAGATCTGCGGGCCCGGCAACGCCTGGGTAGCGGAAGCCAAGGTGCAGGTCGGCGCCATGGCCGGAGGACCGGCGATCGACATGCCGGCAGGCCCGTCGGAGCTGATGGTCATCGCCGACGCCACCGCGTCACCCGCGACGGTCGCCGCTGACCTGCTCAGCCAGGCCGAGCATGATTCCTCGGCCCAGGTGCTGCTGGTGACCGACAGCCCAGCCATCGCCGCGAAGGTGATCGACGAAGTGGAGCGGCAGGTCGCCGACCTTCCCCGCGTCGATCTCGCCCGCCGTTCGCTCGATCACGGGCGGGTGATCGTCGCCGATAATCTCGCGACCGCGGCGGCCATCGCCAATGCCTACGCGCCCGAACACCTCTGCCTTGCGGTCGCGGATCCCGAGCCTTTGGTCCGCGCCATCTCCAACGCCGGGGCGATCTTCGCCGGTCATGCCGCCGCCGAAAGCTTCGGCGACTATCTGGCGGGCTCCAGCCATGTTCTTCCCACCGACGGCGCGGCGCGCGCGTGGAGCGGGATCACCGTGCACAGCTTCATGAAGGCGATCAGCATCCAGCGTGTTTCTCCCGAAGCCGGCCGCGCGCTGGCCGCACCGGCTGCCGCCCTGGCCCGCCTCGAAGCGCTGGAAGCCCATGCCCGCGCCGCCGAAGCGAGGGCAGCGGCATGACGCTCGCCCGCCGCCTCGCCCGCCCCGAGATCCTCGCGCTCGAACCGTTCGACCTCGGCAACCGCGAGGCCGATCCCGACGCGATCAAGCTCGACGCCAACGAAAGCCCGTTCGGGCCGCTGTCGGGCGGGTCGATCGCGGCCGGGGTCAATCGCTATCCGGAACCCCGGCCCCAGCGCCTGCGTGCCGCCATGGCGTCACTCTATGGCGTGGCCCCTGCGCAGTTCCTCGTCACCCGCGGCGGCGACGACGCCATCGACCTCCTCTGCCGCACATTCCTGCGCGGACCCGGGGACAGCATCGCGGTGACCAGTCCAAGCTTCTCCGCTTACGCCCATTTCGCGCGGCTGCAGGGGGCGCAGGTTCTCGACATCCCGCTCGCCGTAACCGACTTCTCCCTCGACGCGGCGCGGGTCATCCGCGAGCTGAAGGGCGATCCGTCCGCCAAGCTCCTGTGCCTCTGCACACCCAACAACCCGACCGGGACGGCAGTCGACCCGGCAACGGTGCTGGAGATCGTGGACGCGCTGCCGGACGTGATGGTGCTCGCCGACGAGGCCTATCTGGAATTCGGCGACGCTCCGAGCCTGGCGAGCGAGGCCATCGTCCGGCCCAACCTGCTGGTGCTGAAGACCCTGTCCAAGGCCTTCGCCCTCGCCGGGGCGCGGGTCGGCGGGCTGGTCGGCCCGCCCGAGACGCTAGACATCATTGCCCGCGCGCTTCCGCCCTACCCGCTCCCCACGCTGTCGATCGCCGCCGCGCTGGAAGCCCTGCAACCGGCGCGACGTGCGGTGCACCGTGAGCGGATCGCGCAATTGCTGACAGAACGCGACCGAATCGCGCCGCTGATCGCCACCTCGCCGTTCGTGCGCAAGGTGTATCCCAGCGCCGGCAATTACCTGTTCCTCGAGACCGGCGAGACCGAACAGCTGGCGGCCCGCCTCGCCGCCGACGGCGTGCGCGTGCGCTACCGGCCACAAGCGGCGCCGGGTGGCATCCGGCTGACGATTGGCACCCGGCAAGAGAATGACGCGGCCCTTGCCGCCTTCGGTGTATACGTGCCGCAAGCGACCATCCGCACCGCGGAGATCGCGCGCGACACCAAGGAGACGCGGATCGCGCTCGCCATTGATCTCGACCGCCCCGAACCGCGCCGAATCGACACAGGCATTCCCTATTACGATCACATGCTTGACCAGGTCGCAGCGCATGGCGGCTTCAGTCTGGTGCTGAACTGCCGGGGCGATCTCGAGATCGACCCCCACCACAGCATCGAGGACGTCGCGATCGCGCTTGGAAGCGGACTGAAGTCGGCGCTCGGTGACAAGCGGGGGATCGGCCGCTTCGGCTTTGCCCTGCCGATGGACGAAACCGAGGCGCAGGTCCTGATCGACCTGTCGGGGCGGCCCTTTTCCCGCTTCGAAGGGACGTTCCAGGCGAGCCACATCGGTGACTACCCTACCGAGATGACGCCGCACGTCTTCCGCAGCCTCGCCGACAGCCTCGGCGCCGCCATCCACGTCAAGGTCATTGGCGAGAACGACCATCACAAGGTTGAGGCCAGCTTCAAGGCCTTTGGCAGGGCCCTGCGCCAAGCACTTGCAATAGAAGGTAAAAGGGACGTCCTGCCTAGCACCAAGGGGATGTTGTGACCACCGTCACCCTGGTCGACCTCGGCTACGGCAACCTTGCGTCCATCGAGACCTCGCTCCGCCGGCTTGGTGCCGACGTCCGGCGCGCGAGCAGCCCGGAAGGGATAGGGGACGCCGAGCGCTTGCTTCTTCCCGGCGTCGGGGCCGCCCGCTTCGCGATGGAGCGGATCGTCCAACTCCGTCTCGCCGATGCCTTGCGCGATTTCGCGCGCCCGGCCCTCGGCATCTGCCTTGGCATGCACCTGCTGTTCGAGCGCAGCGAGGAAGGCGACGTTGACACGCTTGGGCTGCTGTCCGGCACCGTGCGCAAGCTTGCCCCCGCCCCGGGGATCAGCGTCCCGCACATGGGCTGGAGCAAGCTTCAGGTTTCTTCGCAGAGCATCGGCCTAACCACTGGCGATTACGTCTATTTCGCGCACAGCTACGCGGGCGCCGACGGACCTGCGACCATTGCCAGTGCCGACCACGGCGGACCGATCCCGGCAGTGGTCCACTCGCGCAACTGGACTGGCGCGCAATTCCATCCCGAGCGCTCCGGTCCGGTCGGCACTCGCTTCCTTTCCGTGTGGCTTTCGACATGATCCTGTATCCCGCCATGGACCTCATCGCCGGGCGCATTGTGCGCCTGCGGCAGGGGCGCTTCGACGACGTCACCTTCTACGAACCGGCGCCGCACGACGCGCTTCGCAACTTCGCCGAGGCCGGGGCCCAATGGGCGCATGTCGTCGACCTCGATGGAGCCAGGGCCGGTGCCCCGGCGCAGCATGCACTGCTCAAGAAGCTTGCCGCGACCACCCCGCTGCGCCTTCAGGTTGCGGGCGGGGTCCGCACGGTCGATCACGTCGCCGCCTTGCTGGAGGCGGGCGCGGCGCGGGTCGTGGTCGGGAGCCTCGCGGTACGCGATCCCCAGGCCACCACCGAGCTGCTCGAGCGCTTCGGGCCCGACCGGATCACCCTCAGCCTCGACGTGCGGGTCGATGGCGAGCCGATGGTCGCGACCCACGGCTGGCAGCAGGACAGCGGCCAGACCCTGTGGGACGTCGCCGCGCTTTATCCCGCGGCGCGCCACCTGCTGCTGACCGACATCGGCCGCGACGGAATGCTGGAAGGTCCCAATCAGGCCTTGCTTGCGCAAGCGGTCGAGCGCCTCCCCCACCTCGCCATCCAGGCCAGCGGCGGGGTGACCTCGCTCGACGACATTGCGAGGCTGACCACCGACGGCGCCATCCTTGGGCGCGCGATGTGGGAAGGCCGTCTCGACCTCGCGGAGGCGCTTCGTGCCTGCAGCTAGGATCATTCCCTGCCTCGACGTCGCCAACGGCCGCGTCGTGAAAGGCGTCCGCTTCCGGGATCACCGCGACATCGGCGACATCGTCGAGCATGCCCTGCGCTATTCGGCGGAAGGCGCGGACGAGCTTGTCTTCTACGAGATCAAGGCCAGCGCGGAAGGCCGAAGCGTCGACCTCGGCTGGGTGCGCGACGTCGCCGACGTCATCGACATTCCCTTCTGCGTGGCGGGCGGGATCCGCGATCGCGCCACCGCCGCGGCGGTGCTCGAAGCCGGTGCCGACAAGGTGTCGGTCAATTCTCCCGCGCTGGAAACACCGACGCTGATCAGCGACCTTGCCGCCGACTTCGGAAGCCAGTGCGTCGTGGTCGGGATCGACAGCCTGCGCGGCGAGGATGGAGTGTATCGGGTGAAGCAATATACGGGCGACCCCTCGGCCACCCGCGACAGCGGGCGACTGGCTGTCGACTGGGCACGGGAAGCCGTCGACCGCGGCGCGGGAGAGATCGTGCTCAACGCCATGGCGCAGGACGGCGTCCGCGATGGCTATGACCTCGCCCATGCCCGTGACGTGATGGCTGCCGTTACCGTGCCGCTGATCGTCAGCGGCGGCGCGGGCAAGGCGGAGCATTTCCGCGACGCCTTTGCCGCCGGTGCCAGCGGCGCGCTGGCGGCGACGGTGTTCCACGATCGATTGATCGCCATTCCCGAGCTCAAGGCCTGGCTTTCCGGGCAAGGCGTGGAGGTTCGGCGATGACCCTCGATCCCGCCACCCTCGCCTGGGACAAGATGGACGGGCTGCTCCCAGCCATCGTCCAGGATGCCGAGACCGACCAGGTGTTGATGCTCGGGTACATGGACCGCGCGGCGCTCGATGCGACGCTGGCCGATGATCTCGTCACCTTCTTCAGCCGGTCGAAGCAACGTCTGTGGCGCAAGGGAGAAACCAGCGGCAATGTGCTGCGGGTCGTTTCGGTAGAGGCCGATTGCGACACGGACGCGCTGCTGGTGCGGGCGCGACCCGCCGGACCGACCTGCCACCTTGGTACCACCAGTTGCTTTGGCGACGAGGGCGCGGCGGGCGTGGGCTGGCTCGGCACCCTCGAGCGCATCGTGGCGGAGCGGGCGAGTGCGTCGCCCGACCACAGCTACACCGCGCGACTGCTCGCCGACGGTCCGGCCAAGGCCGCGCAGAAGGTTGGCGAGGAAGGGGTCGAAGTCGCCCTCGCCGCTGTCAGTCGCGATCAGGCCGGACTGACCGAGGAAGCCGCGGATCTCCTGTTCCACCTGCTCGTGACCTTGCGTTCACGCGACGTTTCGCTGGCCGCCGTCGTCGACGTTCTCCGGCAACGACACCTAAGCCAATGAGAACGGGAGAAGAACAAATCCGTTGACAGGGAGCGAACGAAGAGAGAACATTGGCTCAGAAGCAAGGTTTCTTGATTGATTTCGGAACGAAATGAATCGGTCGCCGTTGCGATACCCAAGAACAAGGGAAGAACGTGCCATGCTGGTTCTCACCATCCTCGCTTTCACTGCCATTCTCGCTCTCGGCCTGTTCACCATCGGTGAAACGCTCGCCGGCAATCGCGGCAAGATCGCCGCGGCGCTGGGCGGTCATTCGCTGCTTGCGGAACCGACGATGACGACCCGGCCGGTGACGGTGCGCGTGGTGTCGCGCCGGGTCAGCCAGCCGGTGACGGCGCGGCCTCAGCTGCGCGCCGCCGCTTGACCCGCCCATAGCTCAGCAGGCTGAACGGAACGCTCGCCAGGTAGGCGAACGATACCAGTAGCAGGGTGATCCACGGCTCGTTGATCAACGCCGCCGCGAGCAGTGCCACCCCTGCCAGCCCGACGATGCGCCAGCTGCGGCGGATCCGGATCGAGGTCCAGCTGAAGGTCGGGATGGCCGAGATCATCAACACCGCGATGAACAGGGTCCACGGCATCACCAGCTGCCAGTCGCGGAACAGGTCGTTGCCGGTGATCAGCCACAGGTAGACCGGCGCAAAGGCGAGGCCCGCCCCGACCGGCGCCGGCACGCCGGTGTTGAAGCCCGCCGACTTGTGCGGCTGCACGTCGGCATCGATCCGCGCATTGAAGCGGGCCAGGCGAAGCGCGCAGCTGACCGCCAGCGCAAGCGCCACCGTCCATCCGAACTTGGGCGCACTGTCGAGCGAGAACTGGAACAGGATCAGGGCCGGCGCGGTGCCGAACCCGATATTGTCGCACAGCGAATCGAGTTCGGCGCCGAACTTGCTGTTCGCCTTGAGCATCCGCGCGATGTTGCCATCCAGGCCGTCGAGGACGCCTGCGACGACGATCGCGATCATCGCCTTTTCCCAATCCTGGTTGAAGGCGTAGCGGATGGCGGTCAGGCCGGCGCACAGCGCCAGCACCGTCACTGCG
Coding sequences within it:
- the hisG gene encoding ATP phosphoribosyltransferase, with product MLIDEDRLHIAIQKNGRLSDISRDLLKGAGLRLQNGRNALTARVENFAADIMFVRDDDIPTFVADGVCEFGIVGGNVLEEFRLSSREPAVEIVAELGTARCSLKLAAPEATAWTGPQGLAGQRIATSYPRIVERWLAEQGVEASVVKMNGAVELAPRLKIAPYICDLVSTGATLEANGLRAVADVFDSEAVLIRTTRPVPAQRHALGEALLSRIQGVLETKDAKYILLNASSESLPAITRILPGADAPTIIPLHGRPGHFAVHAVARESVFWETLEQLKGAGASAILVLPIEKMML
- the hisB gene encoding imidazoleglycerol-phosphate dehydratase HisB, coding for MTLARRLARPEILALEPFDLGNREADPDAIKLDANESPFGPLSGGSIAAGVNRYPEPRPQRLRAAMASLYGVAPAQFLVTRGGDDAIDLLCRTFLRGPGDSIAVTSPSFSAYAHFARLQGAQVLDIPLAVTDFSLDAARVIRELKGDPSAKLLCLCTPNNPTGTAVDPATVLEIVDALPDVMVLADEAYLEFGDAPSLASEAIVRPNLLVLKTLSKAFALAGARVGGLVGPPETLDIIARALPPYPLPTLSIAAALEALQPARRAVHRERIAQLLTERDRIAPLIATSPFVRKVYPSAGNYLFLETGETEQLAARLAADGVRVRYRPQAAPGGIRLTIGTRQENDAALAAFGVYVPQATIRTAEIARDTKETRIALAIDLDRPEPRRIDTGIPYYDHMLDQVAAHGGFSLVLNCRGDLEIDPHHSIEDVAIALGSGLKSALGDKRGIGRFGFALPMDETEAQVLIDLSGRPFSRFEGTFQASHIGDYPTEMTPHVFRSLADSLGAAIHVKVIGENDHHKVEASFKAFGRALRQALAIEGKRDVLPSTKGML
- the hisIE gene encoding bifunctional phosphoribosyl-AMP cyclohydrolase/phosphoribosyl-ATP diphosphatase HisIE yields the protein MTLDPATLAWDKMDGLLPAIVQDAETDQVLMLGYMDRAALDATLADDLVTFFSRSKQRLWRKGETSGNVLRVVSVEADCDTDALLVRARPAGPTCHLGTTSCFGDEGAAGVGWLGTLERIVAERASASPDHSYTARLLADGPAKAAQKVGEEGVEVALAAVSRDQAGLTEEAADLLFHLLVTLRSRDVSLAAVVDVLRQRHLSQ
- a CDS encoding HisA/HisF-related TIM barrel protein gives rise to the protein MILYPAMDLIAGRIVRLRQGRFDDVTFYEPAPHDALRNFAEAGAQWAHVVDLDGARAGAPAQHALLKKLAATTPLRLQVAGGVRTVDHVAALLEAGAARVVVGSLAVRDPQATTELLERFGPDRITLSLDVRVDGEPMVATHGWQQDSGQTLWDVAALYPAARHLLLTDIGRDGMLEGPNQALLAQAVERLPHLAIQASGGVTSLDDIARLTTDGAILGRAMWEGRLDLAEALRACS
- a CDS encoding energy transducer TonB — protein: MVLLAAVFALLFWGWQQDWTDDAPAEREAPAIEPPRRVPVDPPSPPPAKDPPAQRAQANLASYFTEDDYPTEAIRKEEQGAVAFVLAVSPEGRVTACRIATSSGSAALDGATCRILRSRARFRPALDERGQRVPDEMRGRIKWVLPPG
- a CDS encoding CDP-alcohol phosphatidyltransferase family protein, with the translated sequence MSAAEGRGLPLRAFIPNAVTVLALCAGLTAIRYAFNQDWEKAMIAIVVAGVLDGLDGNIARMLKANSKFGAELDSLCDNIGFGTAPALILFQFSLDSAPKFGWTVALALAVSCALRLARFNARIDADVQPHKSAGFNTGVPAPVGAGLAFAPVYLWLITGNDLFRDWQLVMPWTLFIAVLMISAIPTFSWTSIRIRRSWRIVGLAGVALLAAALINEPWITLLLVSFAYLASVPFSLLSYGRVKRRRAAEAAPSPAG
- the proS gene encoding proline--tRNA ligase; amino-acid sequence: MRLSQAFLPVLKESPADAQIVSHKLMLRAGLVRQTAAGIYAWLPLGLRVLNKIEQIVREEQDRAGAIELLMPTLQSADLWRQSGRYDAYGPEMLRIRDRHDREILYGPTNEEMITSLFAADTSSYRQLPRTLYHIQWKFRDEVRPRFGVMRGREFLMKDAYSFDLDEAGARLSYYKQMLAYLRTFQRMGIQAVPMRAANGPIGGDLSHEFIVLAPTGESEVFYDAAYDQFDWSQADLNYADEAGLKGLFERVNTTYAATDETHDEAKWAELPEATRRTGRGIEVGHIFYFGTKYSESMGLKVSGPDGNPVIPHMGSYGVGVSRLVGAIIEASHDDNGIVWPDAVAPWAVGLVTMRGDDAVSQAAASDLYDKLTAAGVETLYDDRDERGGAKLAGMDLMGLPRQVIMGPRGLAAGTVELKDRRTGEKEEISIESALARLTA
- the hisH gene encoding imidazole glycerol phosphate synthase subunit HisH: MTTVTLVDLGYGNLASIETSLRRLGADVRRASSPEGIGDAERLLLPGVGAARFAMERIVQLRLADALRDFARPALGICLGMHLLFERSEEGDVDTLGLLSGTVRKLAPAPGISVPHMGWSKLQVSSQSIGLTTGDYVYFAHSYAGADGPATIASADHGGPIPAVVHSRNWTGAQFHPERSGPVGTRFLSVWLST
- a CDS encoding YerC/YecD family TrpR-related protein, whose product is MKQNSPSPAPSRDGAALVEDLCSALLTPASAEEMARLLTDLCTPQEIRTLAERWHVARLLDGSDLSYRDIHDATGVSTTTIVRVARFLRQEPHRGYRAAIDALSESRPDAD
- the hisF gene encoding imidazole glycerol phosphate synthase subunit HisF — translated: MPAARIIPCLDVANGRVVKGVRFRDHRDIGDIVEHALRYSAEGADELVFYEIKASAEGRSVDLGWVRDVADVIDIPFCVAGGIRDRATAAAVLEAGADKVSVNSPALETPTLISDLAADFGSQCVVVGIDSLRGEDGVYRVKQYTGDPSATRDSGRLAVDWAREAVDRGAGEIVLNAMAQDGVRDGYDLAHARDVMAAVTVPLIVSGGAGKAEHFRDAFAAGASGALAATVFHDRLIAIPELKAWLSGQGVEVRR
- the hisD gene encoding histidinol dehydrogenase, which produces MTPLVWSDIAAAEQAAALARPPARRSPALVAGVAAILEEVRSDGWDALCRIAERIDGKAPEAVAVAPLAAAARSSLPAESVAAMELAARNIRSFHEASRPSDTRVETMPGLTVEKAWRPLDRVGLYVPGGATPLFSSLLMQALPARAAGVDEIVVVTPPSPAGLDPAIALAAELCGIDTVWTVGGAQAIAALAFGAGDIPACPKICGPGNAWVAEAKVQVGAMAGGPAIDMPAGPSELMVIADATASPATVAADLLSQAEHDSSAQVLLVTDSPAIAAKVIDEVERQVADLPRVDLARRSLDHGRVIVADNLATAAAIANAYAPEHLCLAVADPEPLVRAISNAGAIFAGHAAAESFGDYLAGSSHVLPTDGAARAWSGITVHSFMKAISIQRVSPEAGRALAAPAAALARLEALEAHARAAEARAAA